From Parasphaerochaeta coccoides DSM 17374, a single genomic window includes:
- a CDS encoding tetratricopeptide repeat protein, with protein sequence MANNKTKEAAVPAYEKFLYSVASFFKAQWKKIAIGAGVLILSLLIVVIVSLVNSSRFEKDFMRLDVLQETYASLDTLDETSTEYASTLSELEGSLQELASSSKAYPGLKAEYLLGQLAWNQKDFATAREHYLAVHENGRGIYLGAVALVNAAAASEELGEDAAALGQYQMVADSYGQDIAVAPRALFGEARIYEKTGDIDLARAVFQELADAYPSSEFARIAQNRLLVL encoded by the coding sequence ATGGCGAATAATAAAACTAAAGAAGCTGCGGTTCCCGCTTATGAGAAGTTTCTTTATTCAGTGGCATCTTTCTTCAAGGCCCAATGGAAAAAGATAGCCATTGGTGCAGGAGTTCTTATCCTGAGCCTGTTAATCGTGGTGATTGTCTCACTTGTCAATTCATCACGATTTGAGAAGGATTTCATGCGACTGGATGTTTTGCAGGAAACCTATGCTTCTCTTGATACTCTTGATGAGACTTCTACAGAGTACGCTTCAACGCTATCTGAACTTGAAGGTTCGCTTCAGGAGCTTGCTTCATCTTCTAAAGCCTATCCTGGATTAAAGGCTGAATATCTTCTTGGCCAGCTTGCATGGAACCAGAAGGATTTTGCCACCGCGCGAGAGCATTATCTTGCTGTCCATGAGAATGGTCGTGGTATCTATCTAGGTGCTGTCGCCCTTGTCAATGCCGCTGCTGCTTCCGAAGAATTGGGAGAAGATGCTGCTGCGCTTGGACAGTATCAGATGGTCGCTGATTCCTATGGACAGGATATTGCTGTTGCTCCCCGTGCTCTTTTTGGAGAAGCCCGGATTTATGAAAAGACTGGTGATATCGACCTTGCACGAGCCGTATTCCAAGAATTGGCTGACGCTTATCCCAGTTCCGAGTTTGCCCGTATTGCCCAGAACCGTCTTCTGGTTTTGTAA
- the mazG gene encoding nucleoside triphosphate pyrophosphohydrolase produces MIEYVYHPAEDFPSAMEQLHRIIGLLRSPEGCPWDRELTAPRTAQSIIDETYEYIDELKNHRISGQREEIGDILINVVTLLHMHEDNASFPATDAINEVCEKLIRRHPHVFTDTVSAHDSTEVLSVWNNVKEEIEGKKAEKENPFSRIPKSLPPLERAYEIQKKMKKVGFEWPDVQGVLNKVCEELDELVDATNTLEPNQERIEEEAGDLLFAVVNLVRFLGFNPAQTLHGANQKLAGRFEAVARLAVERNIPLDKEHMSEMDELWEEVKVSSSHHHPS; encoded by the coding sequence ATGATTGAATATGTATATCATCCGGCAGAGGATTTTCCTTCTGCCATGGAACAACTCCATCGCATCATTGGTCTTCTTCGGTCTCCAGAAGGCTGTCCATGGGATCGTGAACTTACTGCTCCTCGAACGGCACAGTCAATCATTGATGAAACATACGAGTATATTGATGAATTGAAAAATCACAGGATTTCCGGTCAACGGGAAGAAATTGGAGATATCTTGATCAATGTTGTCACGTTGTTGCACATGCATGAAGATAATGCATCATTTCCCGCAACCGACGCTATAAACGAAGTCTGTGAAAAATTGATTCGGAGACATCCACATGTTTTTACAGATACTGTATCAGCACATGACAGCACGGAAGTCCTTTCTGTCTGGAATAACGTCAAGGAAGAAATTGAAGGAAAAAAAGCGGAAAAGGAAAATCCTTTCAGCAGAATTCCCAAAAGTCTTCCACCACTTGAACGTGCGTATGAAATTCAGAAGAAAATGAAAAAAGTCGGTTTTGAATGGCCTGACGTACAGGGAGTACTTAACAAAGTCTGTGAAGAACTCGATGAACTTGTCGATGCCACGAACACATTGGAACCGAATCAGGAACGGATTGAAGAGGAAGCCGGAGATTTGCTTTTTGCTGTCGTCAATCTAGTACGATTCCTTGGTTTCAATCCTGCACAGACCCTGCATGGAGCAAACCAGAAACTGGCAGGAAGGTTTGAGGCCGTAGCTCGACTTGCTGTTGAAAGAAATATTCCGCTTGACAAGGAACATATGAGTGAAATGGATGAACTGTGGGAGGAAGTAAAAGTGTCGTCTTCTCACCATCATCCATCGTGA